Proteins from a genomic interval of Providencia stuartii:
- a CDS encoding ATP-binding protein — protein sequence MKFAKALRKKAKLRLALTGPSGSGKTYGALEIAKGLGGKTAVIDTEKGSASLYSDRFNFDVLELDPPFTPERFIEAIGAAQEAGYDNLIIDSITHEWSGSGGCLELLDGIAKAKYRGNTWSAWSDITPRHNAFLDAILRSDLHIIATMRSKTETAQVDKGNGKKGVDKLGMKPEQRDGVEYEFTTVLDLNHETHTAMASKDRTGLFSNAEVIQLNELTGKKLMDWLNDGRTKAEVDLSHFTDIAMEAQDMDVLKNAFGEAYKALRDTPEQAEAQKIYELRKEELTKQEAA from the coding sequence ATGAAATTTGCAAAAGCATTGCGGAAAAAAGCAAAGCTACGACTTGCATTAACGGGTCCTAGTGGCTCAGGTAAAACCTATGGAGCACTGGAAATAGCCAAAGGACTTGGCGGAAAAACAGCCGTGATAGACACAGAGAAAGGAAGCGCCTCACTCTACTCTGACCGATTTAATTTCGACGTACTGGAGCTAGACCCACCATTCACACCAGAGCGATTTATTGAAGCCATCGGAGCTGCGCAGGAAGCTGGTTACGACAATTTAATAATCGACAGTATTACTCATGAATGGAGCGGATCAGGTGGGTGTCTTGAATTACTGGACGGTATAGCAAAGGCCAAGTATCGAGGCAATACGTGGTCAGCATGGAGCGATATCACGCCTCGTCACAACGCCTTTCTCGACGCAATTCTACGTTCTGACCTGCACATCATCGCAACAATGAGAAGTAAAACGGAAACCGCTCAAGTTGATAAAGGTAACGGCAAGAAAGGCGTAGACAAGCTAGGCATGAAGCCAGAGCAACGGGACGGAGTTGAGTATGAATTTACTACCGTTCTCGATCTCAATCACGAAACTCACACGGCAATGGCAAGCAAGGATAGAACTGGACTGTTCAGCAACGCAGAAGTCATCCAGCTAAATGAATTAACAGGCAAAAAGCTAATGGATTGGCTTAATGATGGGCGCACGAAAGCTGAAGTGGATTTATCACACTTCACTGATATTGCAATGGAAGCACAAGACATGGATGTACTTAAAAATGCGTTTGGTGAGGCATATAAAGCGCTCAGGGATACACCAGAACAAGCGGAAGCTCAGAAGATATATGAGCTAAGAAAAGAAGAGCTAACTAAACAAGAGGCGGCGTAA
- the ssb gene encoding single-stranded DNA-binding protein, giving the protein MAERGVNKSILLGSLGNDPIVRYSPNGTAFANFSVATSETWKDKNTGEKRERTDWHNIVIQGKLAEAAGQYLKKGSQVYIEGKMRTRKYQGNDGQDKYITEVIVGIDGKMQMLGGRGGESSGQSQGGQSGWGQPQQPARQPQQPQQAQPADWSKKNPDGEWIDDIPFAPIGLPYPRHAIYMI; this is encoded by the coding sequence ATGGCTGAAAGAGGCGTCAATAAATCCATCCTTCTAGGAAGTTTAGGCAATGATCCGATCGTGAGGTATTCACCAAACGGAACCGCATTTGCTAACTTTTCGGTTGCTACAAGCGAAACGTGGAAAGATAAAAACACTGGTGAGAAACGAGAGCGCACTGATTGGCACAACATTGTCATACAAGGAAAGCTGGCAGAGGCGGCAGGCCAATACCTGAAAAAAGGAAGTCAGGTATACATTGAAGGGAAAATGCGCACCCGTAAGTATCAAGGTAATGACGGGCAAGATAAATACATTACGGAAGTTATCGTTGGCATTGATGGGAAAATGCAAATGTTAGGTGGTCGTGGTGGCGAATCATCAGGCCAAAGCCAAGGTGGTCAAAGCGGTTGGGGGCAGCCTCAGCAACCAGCGCGACAGCCTCAGCAGCCACAGCAAGCGCAGCCCGCAGATTGGAGCAAGAAAAATCCAGACGGGGAATGGATTGACGATATCCCCTTTGCCCCTATCGGACTCCCCTACCCACGCCACGCTATTTATATGATTTAA
- a CDS encoding methyltransferase yields MKIESTILNVLSNARAEENKLYLTGELDRNIYLKTNKVLEAAGAKWNKKIKAHLFESDAQERIDQIILTGEITIPKDDFEFFPTPPELAKKVIDLAEIKSGMSVLEPSAGIGALAKEATAVDGVSLSMYELNPEHNRHLKSLNIGFVHEACDFLKSVPVESFDRVIMNPPFGKQADIKHVTHALKFLKPNGILIAIMSSSITFRTNKLTLEFLELLKSRNHEIISLPEKSFSSSGTNVNTVILKVIN; encoded by the coding sequence ATGAAAATAGAAAGCACTATTCTGAATGTGCTAAGTAACGCACGCGCAGAAGAAAATAAATTATATTTAACTGGAGAGCTTGATAGAAATATATATTTAAAAACAAACAAAGTATTAGAGGCCGCAGGAGCTAAATGGAACAAAAAAATAAAGGCTCATTTGTTTGAAAGTGACGCACAAGAAAGAATAGACCAGATTATATTAACAGGAGAAATAACAATACCTAAAGATGATTTTGAGTTCTTCCCTACACCGCCTGAGTTAGCAAAAAAAGTAATTGACCTAGCAGAAATAAAGTCCGGAATGTCAGTATTAGAGCCTAGTGCAGGAATTGGAGCATTAGCGAAAGAAGCCACTGCTGTAGATGGGGTTAGTCTGAGTATGTATGAATTAAATCCTGAACATAACAGGCACTTAAAATCACTAAATATAGGCTTTGTTCATGAAGCATGTGACTTCTTAAAATCAGTTCCCGTTGAAAGTTTCGATAGAGTTATTATGAACCCACCGTTTGGAAAGCAAGCTGATATAAAGCATGTAACGCACGCGCTCAAATTTCTAAAGCCTAACGGAATTCTTATAGCAATAATGTCTTCATCAATAACATTTAGAACAAATAAATTAACTCTTGAGTTTTTGGAATTACTTAAATCTAGAAATCACGAAATTATTTCTCTTCCTGAAAAGAGTTTTTCCAGCTCAGGAACAAACGTAAATACAGTAATATTAAAAGTAATTAACTAA
- a CDS encoding hook protein, protein MTIEQLQEENTKLKQAITDIYRNCEECEFDGSGTYYAIEQDHVNDAYELVNPT, encoded by the coding sequence ATGACTATTGAACAGTTACAAGAAGAAAACACAAAGTTAAAACAAGCCATCACTGATATATACCGCAACTGTGAAGAATGTGAATTTGATGGAAGCGGTACTTATTATGCAATAGAGCAAGACCACGTTAATGATGCGTATGAGCTAGTAAACCCAACGTAA
- a CDS encoding DUF7279 family protein, with product MSAERPTIKESHFSLCIVKVSSDGCELLSEKKFAVKPTKRQIRKVTKFVMNHTRKVE from the coding sequence ATGTCAGCAGAAAGACCAACTATTAAAGAAAGTCACTTCTCACTTTGCATCGTTAAAGTTTCTTCTGATGGTTGTGAGCTTTTATCTGAAAAGAAGTTTGCAGTAAAGCCCACAAAGCGACAAATACGAAAAGTAACTAAATTTGTAATGAATCACACTAGAAAGGTGGAGTGA
- a CDS encoding phage protein NinX family protein, producing MNKYTELSDLEINKRVFVAAKIEHEDTDLHSNKVFYGDGANWIEFNPCNNPADAMPIIIENKIGLSPMYHSNKWTADCLDYDFISVNKNPLRAAMELFLLMKDAENENNNNV from the coding sequence ATGAATAAATATACCGAACTGTCTGACTTGGAAATTAATAAGCGCGTATTTGTTGCTGCAAAAATAGAACATGAAGACACGGACTTGCATAGCAATAAAGTTTTCTATGGCGATGGTGCTAATTGGATTGAATTTAATCCATGCAACAATCCAGCCGATGCAATGCCGATTATTATTGAAAATAAAATAGGGTTATCACCAATGTACCATTCTAATAAATGGACGGCTGACTGTCTTGATTATGATTTTATCTCAGTAAATAAAAACCCACTACGCGCAGCAATGGAATTATTTCTACTAATGAAGGATGCGGAGAATGAGAATAACAACAACGTTTAA
- a CDS encoding excisionase codes for MQTVREFAKKHRRSDETIRRWISAGKIYPAPTFDGYQYLIHPSAQKITNYENLNPSILLNKNCKLLKRIETDGKKQKSQKRSPTT; via the coding sequence ATGCAAACAGTCAGAGAATTCGCAAAAAAGCACAGAAGAAGTGATGAAACGATAAGGCGGTGGATAAGCGCTGGGAAAATATACCCAGCCCCAACATTTGACGGATATCAATATTTAATACACCCATCCGCACAAAAAATAACAAACTACGAAAATCTTAACCCAAGCATTCTCTTAAATAAAAACTGCAAACTGTTAAAAAGGATTGAGACAGATGGCAAGAAACAGAAGTCCCAAAAACGCTCACCTACCACCTAA
- a CDS encoding site-specific integrase, protein MARNRSPKNAHLPPNLYCRKGYYSYRNPETGIEYGIGRNKAEAVNEAISANLFIYGKKESLINRMASNDAIKFHDWIDRFGEIILLRDLKKKTLDDYQGRLKRIKNSFNNVPLNEIKTKDIADYINSIVSDGNITTARLMRSILKDMFNEAMSDGVIDFNPVVATRVPRNKIARTRMSESDYIQIYNTAVEHCQPWVSMSMDLAILTGQRSGDIRKLKWNDIYDGYLWIEQEKTGTKIAIPLTISNNIANKTLQSVLDRCKHELNGKEFVLVSQKGDMLADKTIGKAFSLARSKSGLSWEGSPPTFHEIRSLASRVYGNEKSNEFANQLLGHKSMDMTRMYQDDRGLSWKKIEI, encoded by the coding sequence ATGGCAAGAAACAGAAGTCCCAAAAACGCTCACCTACCACCTAACCTATATTGTAGAAAAGGATATTACAGCTACCGAAACCCCGAAACCGGCATTGAATACGGTATAGGAAGAAATAAAGCCGAGGCGGTAAATGAAGCCATCTCGGCTAACTTGTTTATTTATGGAAAAAAAGAATCATTAATAAACAGAATGGCAAGTAACGATGCAATAAAATTTCATGATTGGATAGACAGATTTGGTGAGATTATACTCCTCCGTGATTTAAAGAAAAAGACCCTAGATGACTACCAAGGACGGTTAAAAAGGATAAAAAATAGCTTCAATAATGTTCCTTTAAATGAAATAAAAACTAAAGATATTGCTGATTACATAAATAGCATTGTTTCTGATGGGAATATAACTACAGCTAGATTGATGCGGAGTATTCTAAAAGATATGTTTAACGAAGCGATGTCGGATGGGGTGATTGATTTCAACCCCGTGGTCGCAACTAGAGTGCCTAGAAATAAAATAGCCAGAACTAGGATGTCAGAAAGTGATTACATTCAAATATACAACACAGCAGTAGAGCACTGTCAGCCTTGGGTTAGTATGAGCATGGATTTGGCTATATTAACAGGACAGCGTTCTGGTGATATTAGAAAATTAAAATGGAATGACATTTATGATGGTTACTTATGGATAGAGCAAGAGAAAACAGGAACTAAAATAGCAATACCCCTTACCATTTCAAATAATATAGCTAATAAAACTTTGCAATCAGTGCTAGATAGATGCAAGCATGAATTGAACGGAAAGGAATTCGTGCTGGTTTCACAGAAGGGTGATATGCTAGCAGATAAAACCATTGGTAAGGCTTTTTCACTAGCCAGAAGCAAAAGTGGTTTGTCATGGGAGGGTTCTCCGCCGACATTCCACGAAATCCGAAGCCTAGCATCCAGAGTGTATGGGAATGAAAAATCAAATGAGTTCGCTAACCAGCTTTTAGGACACAAATCAATGGATATGACCAGAATGTATCAGGATGATAGAGGTCTTAGTTGGAAAAAAATCGAAATTTGA
- the ppnN gene encoding nucleotide 5'-monophosphate nucleosidase PpnN, which yields MITHISPLGSMDLLSQLEVDMLKRTASSHLYRLFRNCSLAVLNSGSLTDNSKDLLDKHTDFDINVLRRERGVKLELINPPQDAFVDGKIIRSIQANLFAVLRDILFVHAQIIYAEQKLQLDLENGAHLTNIIFSILRNARTLHLDEDPSMIVCWGGHSINETEYLYGRKVGNELGLRELNICTGCGPGAMEAPMKGAAVGHAQQRYKNSRFIGLTEPSIIAAEPPNPLVNELVIMPDIEKRLEAFVRLAHGIIIFPGGVGTAEELLYLLGILMDPENSAQVLPLVLTGPKESAEYFAVLDDFIRHTLGDEASKHYQIIIDDPQEVARVMKKHMPLVKDNRRSTGDAYSFNWSIKISPELQHPFEPTHENMASLNLHPGQSPEKLASDLRRAFSGIVAGNVKEVGMKAIEQHGPFKIHGDKEIMQRMDTLLRGFVSQHRMKLPGGTAYEPCYEIVK from the coding sequence ATGATTACTCATATCAGTCCATTAGGATCCATGGATCTACTATCTCAACTTGAAGTTGATATGTTAAAGCGCACTGCTAGCAGCCATCTTTATCGGCTATTTCGAAACTGCTCATTAGCGGTTTTGAATTCAGGAAGCTTAACAGATAACAGTAAAGATTTATTGGATAAGCATACTGACTTTGATATCAACGTATTACGCCGTGAACGTGGCGTAAAACTAGAGCTCATCAATCCACCTCAAGATGCTTTTGTCGATGGTAAAATCATCCGCTCTATACAAGCAAACCTGTTTGCTGTCCTACGTGATATCCTCTTCGTTCATGCGCAAATTATCTACGCAGAACAAAAACTGCAATTAGATTTGGAAAATGGCGCGCACCTGACTAACATCATTTTCTCTATACTACGTAACGCTCGCACACTTCATCTTGATGAAGATCCCAGCATGATCGTTTGCTGGGGCGGCCACTCAATCAATGAAACTGAGTACCTTTATGGCCGAAAAGTCGGTAATGAACTTGGTTTAAGAGAGCTGAATATCTGTACGGGGTGTGGGCCAGGCGCTATGGAAGCACCAATGAAAGGTGCGGCGGTTGGTCATGCTCAACAACGTTATAAAAATAGCCGTTTTATTGGCTTAACAGAGCCGTCTATCATTGCCGCTGAGCCACCGAATCCATTGGTGAATGAGTTGGTTATTATGCCTGATATCGAAAAACGTCTTGAAGCGTTTGTACGGCTAGCGCATGGCATTATTATTTTCCCTGGTGGTGTGGGTACCGCAGAAGAACTACTCTATTTATTAGGTATCTTGATGGATCCTGAAAATAGTGCACAGGTTCTCCCTTTGGTGTTAACGGGGCCAAAAGAAAGTGCAGAATACTTCGCTGTACTTGATGACTTTATTCGTCATACCCTTGGTGATGAGGCAAGTAAACACTACCAAATTATCATTGATGATCCCCAAGAGGTGGCTCGTGTTATGAAAAAACACATGCCTCTAGTAAAAGATAATCGCCGTAGTACAGGTGATGCGTATAGCTTTAACTGGTCAATCAAAATCAGCCCAGAGCTACAGCATCCTTTCGAGCCAACCCATGAAAACATGGCATCTTTGAACTTACACCCAGGTCAATCACCAGAGAAACTGGCATCCGACCTGCGTAGAGCGTTCTCTGGTATCGTGGCAGGTAACGTGAAAGAAGTTGGAATGAAAGCTATCGAACAGCATGGACCATTTAAAATTCATGGAGATAAAGAGATCATGCAACGCATGGATACTCTGCTAAGAGGCTTTGTAAGTCAACATCGTATGAAGCTCCCAGGCGGGACTGCCTATGAGCCTTGCTATGAAATTGTGAAATAA
- the xni gene encoding flap endonuclease Xni codes for MIHLLIIDALNLIRRIHAVQGSPCGDSCISAVLQLISHTSPTHIVAVFDEEGRHNSWRHEKLPDYKAGRQPMPDNLQAELPTLINQFESKGIHCWQSHGDEADDLAATLAKKIADAGQTVTIVSTDKGYCQLLSPAIRIRDYFQKRWLDVPFIEKEFGVQPHQLPDYWGLAGISSSKVPGVTGIGAKSATLLLQQYHSIENLFANLENVDEKWRKKLIGQLDIATTCRDIATLRTDIALQGNLNQLRYQIKSSS; via the coding sequence ATGATCCACTTACTTATTATTGATGCACTTAATTTAATTCGTCGCATACATGCAGTACAAGGTAGCCCTTGTGGTGACAGCTGTATATCCGCTGTATTGCAGCTGATTTCGCATACCTCTCCCACCCATATCGTTGCGGTATTTGATGAAGAAGGTAGGCATAATAGCTGGCGGCATGAAAAGTTACCTGACTATAAAGCGGGCCGACAACCCATGCCTGATAATTTACAGGCTGAGCTCCCGACATTAATCAACCAGTTTGAATCCAAAGGTATTCATTGTTGGCAATCACATGGGGATGAGGCCGATGATCTTGCGGCCACCTTAGCAAAAAAAATCGCCGATGCCGGACAAACCGTCACCATAGTGTCGACCGATAAAGGCTATTGCCAATTACTCTCCCCCGCCATTCGCATCCGTGATTATTTTCAAAAACGTTGGCTAGATGTCCCATTTATTGAGAAAGAATTTGGCGTACAGCCACACCAACTACCTGATTACTGGGGATTAGCGGGCATTAGTAGCAGTAAAGTCCCCGGCGTTACAGGGATTGGAGCGAAAAGCGCCACATTACTTTTACAGCAGTATCACTCAATTGAAAATTTATTTGCTAACTTAGAGAATGTTGACGAGAAATGGCGAAAAAAACTCATTGGCCAACTCGATATTGCCACAACTTGCCGTGATATTGCGACATTAAGAACGGATATCGCATTACAAGGCAACCTAAACCAACTACGTTATCAGATTAAATCATCTTCATAA
- the rlmM gene encoding 23S rRNA (cytidine(2498)-2'-O)-methyltransferase RlmM has protein sequence MSNKIALYCRPGFEKECAAEITDKAGQKDVFGFARVKENSGYVIFECYQAEDADKLARELPFRELIFARQMFVVGELLKDLPPEDRISPIVSVLSQQVERAGDLRVEVADTNESKELLKFCRKFTVPLRNALRKEKILLAKENFKRPIIHVFFIAPGCCYTGYSYSSNTSPFYMGIPRLKFPSDAPSRSTLKLEEAFHVFIPYDEWEERLASGMNAVDLGACPGGWTYQLVKRSMMVHAVDNGPMAQSLMDTGQVRHHQVDGFKFEPNTKNITWLVCDMVEKPAKVAALMTHWLLEGWCRETIFNLKLPMKKRYEEVSHILDKMFTQLKEQGINVRIQAKQLYHDREEITVHVQRIWSAYAPIRD, from the coding sequence ATGAGTAATAAAATTGCATTATATTGTCGTCCTGGATTTGAAAAAGAGTGTGCGGCAGAAATTACAGATAAAGCAGGGCAAAAAGACGTTTTTGGTTTTGCTCGAGTCAAAGAAAATAGCGGCTATGTTATTTTTGAGTGTTATCAGGCTGAAGATGCCGATAAACTTGCCCGTGAGCTGCCTTTTCGTGAATTGATTTTTGCACGTCAAATGTTTGTGGTTGGCGAATTGCTGAAAGATTTGCCTCCTGAAGATCGCATTTCACCGATTGTAAGTGTACTCAGCCAGCAGGTGGAGCGGGCTGGTGATCTTCGTGTTGAAGTTGCTGATACTAACGAAAGCAAAGAGCTACTGAAGTTTTGCCGTAAGTTTACAGTGCCTTTGCGTAATGCACTGCGCAAAGAAAAAATTTTGCTGGCTAAAGAAAACTTTAAACGTCCTATTATTCATGTTTTCTTTATTGCGCCTGGTTGCTGCTATACAGGCTATTCATATAGTTCGAATACTTCTCCATTTTATATGGGGATTCCGCGTCTTAAATTCCCATCGGATGCGCCTAGCCGTTCAACGTTGAAGCTAGAAGAAGCGTTCCATGTTTTTATTCCCTATGATGAGTGGGAAGAGCGTTTAGCGAGTGGTATGAATGCGGTTGACCTTGGTGCATGCCCCGGTGGTTGGACGTATCAATTAGTTAAGCGAAGTATGATGGTACATGCCGTGGATAACGGCCCGATGGCACAAAGTTTGATGGATACAGGGCAGGTTAGGCATCATCAGGTTGATGGGTTTAAATTCGAGCCAAATACCAAAAATATCACTTGGTTAGTCTGTGATATGGTTGAAAAACCTGCAAAAGTTGCTGCGTTAATGACGCATTGGTTATTAGAAGGTTGGTGCCGAGAAACCATTTTCAATTTAAAATTGCCAATGAAGAAACGTTATGAGGAAGTTTCTCATATTCTGGATAAAATGTTTACTCAGTTAAAAGAGCAAGGCATTAATGTCCGTATTCAAGCAAAACAGCTTTACCATGACCGTGAGGAGATCACCGTACATGTTCAGCGAATTTGGTCGGCTTATGCGCCAATACGTGATTAA
- a CDS encoding DUF423 domain-containing protein, with product MNSRLMLIFAGISGFFTVAFGAIGTHALSSIMSAHQMEWIEIGLRYQMLHTVALMVLGAILLRKVILWFYWCGVFFAVGILLFSGSLYCMALLQVKYFSYFTPVGGVCFLIGWLLVVIGAMRLRKPALRHE from the coding sequence GTGAATAGTCGTTTGATGTTAATTTTTGCTGGGATTAGTGGGTTTTTTACGGTGGCCTTTGGTGCTATTGGTACTCACGCACTGTCATCGATTATGAGTGCCCATCAGATGGAATGGATTGAAATTGGTTTGCGTTATCAAATGCTACACACAGTCGCCTTAATGGTACTGGGGGCTATTTTATTACGCAAAGTGATCCTTTGGTTTTACTGGTGTGGTGTTTTTTTTGCTGTAGGTATACTTCTTTTTAGTGGTAGCCTTTATTGTATGGCCTTGTTACAGGTAAAATACTTTTCCTATTTTACGCCAGTAGGGGGAGTTTGTTTTCTTATTGGCTGGCTGTTGGTCGTTATCGGCGCTATGCGTCTAAGGAAACCGGCGTTACGCCATGAGTAA
- a CDS encoding transcriptional regulator GcvA produces the protein MSKRLPPLNALRVFDAAARHLSFTKAAEELFVTQAAVSHQMKSLEDFLGLKLFRRRNRSLLLTEEGQSYYLDIKEIFSSINEATRKLQARSAKGALTVSLSPSFAIQWLVPRLSSFNQAYPGIDVRIQAVDREEDKLADDVDVAIFYGRGNWSGLRTDRLYAEYLMPVCSPVLLTGQYPLKQPEDLVNHTLLHDSSRRDWQAYVRQLELHNVINVQQGPIFSHSAMVIQAAVHGQGVALTNNVMAKNEIDAGRLVCPFSEVLVSKNAFYLVCQENQADLGKIAAFRQWILAQAASEQEKLGFITGDQDIALI, from the coding sequence ATGTCTAAAAGATTACCGCCACTTAATGCGTTAAGAGTATTTGATGCAGCCGCTCGTCATTTAAGTTTTACTAAAGCGGCAGAAGAGTTGTTTGTAACCCAAGCTGCTGTTAGCCACCAAATGAAAAGCTTGGAAGATTTCCTTGGGTTGAAATTATTTCGCCGCCGTAATCGCTCTTTGCTATTAACGGAAGAGGGGCAAAGCTACTACCTTGATATTAAAGAAATATTCTCCTCTATCAATGAGGCTACAAGGAAATTACAGGCACGTAGCGCCAAAGGGGCACTAACAGTCAGTTTATCTCCTAGCTTTGCGATACAATGGCTTGTGCCTCGTCTTTCTAGTTTTAACCAAGCATATCCAGGGATCGATGTGCGGATTCAAGCAGTTGATCGAGAAGAAGATAAATTAGCCGATGATGTTGATGTCGCTATTTTCTATGGACGAGGGAATTGGTCTGGGCTTAGAACAGACAGATTATATGCTGAATATTTAATGCCGGTTTGTTCTCCGGTATTATTGACCGGACAATATCCATTAAAGCAACCCGAAGATTTGGTGAATCATACTTTATTGCATGATTCTTCTCGTCGGGATTGGCAAGCTTATGTTCGCCAATTAGAATTGCATAATGTTATTAATGTCCAACAAGGGCCTATTTTTAGTCACAGTGCGATGGTCATTCAGGCTGCCGTGCACGGGCAGGGTGTGGCATTAACGAATAATGTTATGGCTAAAAATGAAATAGACGCAGGTCGTTTAGTTTGCCCATTTAGCGAAGTTTTGGTGAGCAAAAATGCGTTTTACCTTGTGTGTCAGGAAAACCAAGCTGATTTAGGTAAAATAGCCGCATTTCGTCAATGGATTTTGGCTCAAGCGGCAAGCGAACAAGAAAAATTGGGTTTTATTACAGGTGATCAAGATATTGCACTTATTTAG
- the csdA gene encoding cysteine desulfurase CsdA — protein MDHFSAKQFREQFPAIQSHTVHLDSAATALKPISMSQASNDYYLHSGSSVYRGQSPESLRITQNYEQGRVRVAKLINAEDENTIIWTRGTTESINLIAQSYFRHHLKPNDEIIVSELEHHSNLLPWLILAQQTGAKIIKWPINQDQTLHIEKLKQLLTPNSKVIAITQMSNVTGYQPDLTAITSLAHKAGALVVVDGAQGVVHSPMDVCAMDIDFYAFSAHKLYGPTGLGVCYGKPNLLAAMSPWHGGGKMLSEVSFDHFTPAPIPHCFEAGTPNIAGVIAFSATLDWLSEIDLHHREAHCCSLINYAHEQLKSLPGFTCYSEPNTPLLSFNFDGIHHSDLGLLLTEQKIALRYGQHCAQPLMDALDIRGCLRISVMPYNNLQDIDKFINALKFALSILNDE, from the coding sequence ATGGATCATTTTTCTGCCAAGCAGTTTCGAGAACAATTTCCCGCTATCCAGTCTCATACCGTTCACCTAGATAGTGCCGCGACAGCCTTAAAACCAATCTCCATGTCTCAAGCCTCAAATGACTACTATCTCCACTCTGGTAGTTCAGTTTATCGCGGGCAATCTCCTGAATCATTGAGAATAACTCAAAATTACGAACAAGGCCGAGTACGTGTTGCGAAATTGATTAACGCAGAAGATGAAAACACAATTATTTGGACGCGCGGCACCACAGAATCTATTAATCTTATTGCGCAAAGCTATTTTAGGCATCATTTAAAGCCTAATGATGAAATTATTGTCAGCGAATTAGAACACCATTCAAATTTACTGCCTTGGCTAATCCTCGCTCAGCAAACGGGCGCAAAAATAATCAAATGGCCGATCAATCAAGACCAAACTCTACATATTGAGAAATTGAAGCAATTGCTTACCCCTAATAGCAAAGTGATTGCTATCACTCAAATGTCAAACGTAACAGGCTATCAACCGGATTTAACAGCGATTACTTCACTGGCACATAAGGCAGGTGCTCTCGTTGTCGTTGATGGCGCACAAGGCGTTGTACATAGCCCAATGGATGTTTGTGCCATGGATATCGACTTTTATGCTTTCTCCGCTCACAAACTTTATGGACCGACTGGCCTAGGGGTTTGTTACGGTAAACCTAATTTACTGGCAGCAATGTCTCCTTGGCACGGCGGCGGAAAAATGCTGTCAGAAGTCAGTTTTGACCACTTTACCCCTGCTCCTATTCCCCATTGTTTTGAGGCTGGTACACCGAATATTGCTGGGGTCATCGCTTTTTCAGCGACGCTGGATTGGTTATCTGAAATCGATTTACACCACCGTGAGGCGCATTGCTGCTCATTGATAAATTATGCCCATGAGCAACTGAAATCACTCCCAGGATTTACTTGCTACAGCGAACCCAATACCCCTTTGCTTTCCTTCAATTTTGACGGCATACACCATAGTGATTTGGGCCTATTATTGACTGAACAAAAAATTGCATTACGCTATGGGCAACATTGTGCGCAACCATTAATGGATGCACTCGATATTAGAGGCTGCTTACGTATTTCTGTCATGCCATACAATAATCTGCAAGATATTGATAAATTTATTAATGCGCTAAAGTTTGCACTCTCAATACTGAATGATGAATAA
- the csdE gene encoding cysteine desulfurase sulfur acceptor subunit CsdE, whose protein sequence is MTSITPTFAPHPFGTELKIEAIVEQFSTQKAWEDKYRSLIQLARQLPTLTEEQKQHTQEVKGCENRVWIGARLNDDNTFHFYGDSEGRVVKGLFAILLAAVEHKTSQEILAIDFKEILNSTGLSGQLSESRQNGIAALITTIRNFASEMTPTE, encoded by the coding sequence ATGACTTCAATAACACCAACATTTGCGCCGCATCCTTTTGGAACAGAACTGAAAATTGAGGCAATAGTAGAGCAATTTTCAACACAAAAGGCGTGGGAAGATAAATATCGTTCACTCATCCAACTTGCTCGCCAATTACCAACGCTGACTGAAGAACAGAAACAACACACTCAGGAAGTGAAAGGATGTGAAAATAGAGTTTGGATTGGCGCGAGATTGAATGACGACAACACCTTCCATTTTTACGGTGATAGTGAAGGACGCGTCGTTAAAGGGTTGTTTGCGATTTTATTAGCGGCGGTAGAACACAAAACCAGTCAAGAAATCCTTGCTATCGATTTTAAAGAGATCCTCAATAGCACTGGGTTGTCTGGTCAGTTAAGCGAATCACGACAAAATGGAATAGCCGCATTAATCACGACTATCCGTAATTTTGCTAGCGAAATGACACCTACCGAATAA